From the Achromobacter xylosoxidans A8 genome, the window GCAGGAAGGAGACGGGCTGCAGACCGGCATCGCCGAGTTTGCGCCCGCGCTCTGGCAGCGTGCGGGCCTGGGGCCGGACCAGATGGACGTGGTCAGTGTCTATGACGACTATCCCGCCATGGCGCTCGCGCAACTATGCGATCTGGGTTTCGCCCGGGCGGACGATCTGCCCGGCTTCATCGCGCGCCGCCTGGCCAGCCGCGACTTGCCGGTCAATACCGCCGGCGGCCAGTTGTCCGCCGGGCAGGCCGGCACGGCCGGCGGCATGCATGGCCTGGTCGAGGTCGCTCGCCAGCTGTTGGGGCAGGCGGGTGACCGGCAGGTGCGCGGCGCGCGCCATGGCGTGGCCACCGGCTACGGCATGGTTCAACTGCGCTACGGCATGTGCGCCAACGCTGCGGTGCTGGCCCGGGAGGAACGATGAGCATCAAGGTCAGCCAATGTTGCAGCTGCGGTCATCTGGTCTATCCCGCCCGGCTGTGGTGCCCGGCTTGCGGCCATGATCAGGCGCGGGCCGCTGCGGTGGAATATGCGGAACTGCAGGCCTGGACGGTGTTGCCGTCCAGGGACGGCGCGCCTGCCACGGTAGTCGCGACCGTCCGGGCGCTGCCTGTGGGACCGGTGCTGGTTGTGCGCCTGGAAGAATCTCCCGTCCAGGCAGGCCAGCGTTTGTCACTGTTCGAACGCGATATGGATGGGCAGGCTTTGCCCTGCGCCCGCGTCCTGGCCGAGCCGCAAACCTGAATCGCTTCCCGCTCAATCGCCGCTGGCCGGCTCCTGGATCGTATCCAGGCGCTGGGCCAGCGAGGCGGCCGACAGCTCGCCCACGCGCAGGTCCACCAGCCGCCCCTCAGCATCCAGGAACAGCGTGGCCGGCAGGCCGCGGTTGCTCATCTGGCGCGAGGCCGCGCCTGCGGGATCCAGCAGCACGTTGCGCAACGACGGCGCATGCTGCGCCAGGAAATCGGTGACCGCCGGCGGGGCCTCGGCCTGGTTCAGGAAGACGAAATTCACGCCAGGATGCGCCGCCTGCGCCGCGGCGAACGCAGGCATTTCGCGGCGGCAGGGCGGACACCAGCTCGCCCACAGATTGATGACGGTGGGCTTGCCTTGGTAGACCGCCAGTCCGGCCGGCGCGCCGTCCAGCTGGCGCAGGGCCAGCTCGGCCAGTTCGGGTTGCGCCTGGGGCGTGGGCGCCAGCCAACGTCCGCCGCCTATCCAGACCACGCTTGCCAGCGCCAGTGCGCCCAGCAGCGCGGGCCGGGGCGCCTTGCGACGCAGCGCCGCATACAGCGCATAGGCCCAGGCCGCGGCCAGCCCGGCCATGCCGGCCCAGCCGCCGTCGCGCAGGTCCAGGATGCGCAGCGGGTTCTCCAGGAAGTGCGCCGGGTACTGCCAGACGAAACCCAGCCGGGCGACGACCAGGCCGGTGATGAGCGCGCGCCATAGCACCGCGCCGGTGTCGGACGGCGCGGCGGTCACGGCCGCCTGCTTGCGGGTGAGCAGCCTGGCGGCCAGTAAGCCGATGGCTGCCGCAATGATGAGGACCAGCAGCTCCGAGGGAAAGACAAGCGGGCCGATACGGATGGCGGGCGTCATGGAAGTACCTGCGGCTGAGATGGAGGATCAGGCCGCATGTTGCAGCTTGGCGGGCGCCTGGGCGATGCGGCGGGTGATTTCGGCGGCGGCGCGGAGAATCAGGCCGGCCAGATAGTCCTCGCGGAAGGCCGCGAAGGCGTCTTGCGCGCCGATGATGGTGATGCTGCCCAGTACATGGTTCTCTTCATCGAAGATCGGCGCGGCGATCCCGGTCTTGCCGGAATCCAGCTCCCCCGACGATACGCAGTAGCCGGCCTTGCGCACCTGCAGCATGGCGCGGGAAAACGCTTTCCAGTCCGGCCCCAGCCGCTGCATGTCGGGCGACTGCGCATGCTCGTCATAGACGCGCCGCAACTGGCGCGGCCCCAGATTGGCCAGGATTACGCGCGCCGTCGCGCTGCGCAGCAGCGGCATGAACCGGCCGCGGCCGAAATTCAAGGCTTGGGTATTGCGGCCCGGCTGCTGATGCACGTTGATCACTTTGTCGTCATAGCGCGCGCTGAGCAGCACGTCCAGCCCGGTCTGGCTGGACAGTTCCTCGATCAGGTCGCGGCTCACGGTCAGCATGGGGTCGTATTCCCGCATCTGCAGGTCCAGCGCGATGATGCGCGGGCCCAGCGCATAGCCGGCGGGCAGGCGCACCAGCAATCCGCAGGCGCACAGTTCCCGCACGTAGCGGTAGGCGGTGGCCGGCGCGTAGCCGCGCAGTTGGCAGATGGCGTCGACGTCCAGGACCGGCCGGTCGGGCTGAAAGAGGTCCAGGACATCGAGCATGCGGCGAAGACTGTTCATGGGTGCGAGGTGTGGGGAAAGCTGACGTGCTGCGAGGGTGCACCAAGGGGCGCTTATTGGCAAATCGCCGCGCCGCGCGCGGCGCGCATGCGTGCGTATAGAAGATCCGCGCAGAACTATCAAATAGATAATTCTAATAAATTATCAGGCATCAATCTGCCTAAATGAATTGAACATTTATCAAATTACGATAAAGTAGCAAAAAAGGAGGCGGTAATCATGAGCGGAGCGAGTGTCTTGCTGGAGGCCTTGCGCAAGCAGGGCGTGGAAGTCTGTTTCGCCAATCCCGGCACGACCGAGCTGGACTTGGTGCGGGCCATGGAAGAGGTGCCCGGCATGCGCTGCGTCGTCGGCCTGCAGGAGAACGTCTGCACCGGCGCGGCCGATGGCTACGGCCGCCTGACCGGCAAGCCGGCCGCGACCCTGCTGCATCTGGGGCCGGGATTCGCCAACGGCATCGCCAATCTGCACAATGCGCGGCGCGCCCGCACCCCCATCGTCAACATCATCGGCGACCACGCCAGCTGGCACCTGGAGTGCGACGCGCCGCTGACCTCGGACATCGAGTCGCTGGCGCGCCCGGTATCGGGCTGGGTGCAACGCATCGCGTCCGCCCAGGACGCGGCCGGCGCCGCCCGCGCCGCCGTGCGGGCCAGCCTGGCCGATGGCGGCCAGGGCGCGACGCTGATCTTTCCGGCGGACTTCCAGGCGGAAAGCGTCACGGACGAATCCGCCGACGCCGCTGCCGACGGAGTCGCTACGGAACCTGTCGCATTCGATGCCGCCGCCGCATGGCAGCGCCTGAGCCGCGCGCAAAAGCCGCTGTTCCTGCTGGGCGGGGGCGGGCCGGCCAGCGGCCTGGGCCGCCGCGCGCAGATTGCCGCAGCGCGCCTGTGCGCGGCCTTGGGCGGTAAGGCTTATGCCGAGACCTTTCCCGCCAGATCGGAGCGCGGCCGGGGCCTGCCGGACTTCGACCGGCTGCCGTATTTTCCGGAACCCGCGCGCGCCGCGCTGGACGCTGCCGACCTGGTGGTGCTGGTGGGGGCGCTGCCGCCTGTGACCTATTTCGGCTATGCCGGCCACCCCAGCCGGCTGGTGCCGGCGGAGCGCCTGCTGGAACTGGCGGCGCCCGGCCAGGACGCCGCGTCGCGCCTGGAGGCGCTGGCCGAACTGGCCGGCGCGCCGGCTTTCGAGCCCGCCGCCGCGATGCTCCCCGAACCCGTCCCGGGCGTCTTGACGCCGCAGTCGATTGCCGCCGTGGTGGCGCGCGCTTTGCCGGATGACGCCATCGTCTCGGTCGAGGGCGGCACCTGCGGCTATCCGCTGTACGCCGCGTCCGCCGGCGCCGCGCCGCACACGGTGCTGACCAATACCGGCGGCGCCATCGGCCAAGGCCTGCCCGTCGCCATGGGCGCGGCGATCGCCTGCCCGCAGCGCCGCGTGGTGGCCGTGCTGTCGGACGGCAGCACCCAATACACGATCCAGACGCTGTGGTCGCTGGCGCATGAAAACCTGCCGGTCACGGTGCTGATCGCCGCCAACCACCAGTACGCCATCCTGCGCAACGAGCTGCGCCGCGGCAATGCCGTGTTGGGCGAACGCGCCGCCGAACTGACGTCGCTGGACCGCCCGCGCATCGATTGGGTCGGGCTGGCCTCCAGCTACGGGGTGCAGGCCAGCCGCGCCGCCACCTCGGAAGAACTGGCCGCGCAGCTGGCGTCGGCGCTGCGCCAGCCGGGACCGGTCCTGATCGAGATGGCGCTGTAGGCGCCGCTATATATAAGGAGCTTCAAAGCATGGACTTGCAACTCAAGGGGAAAGTCGCCGTGGTCACGGGCGGCAGCCTGGGCATCGGGCGCGCGGTGACGGAAGCGCTGGCGGCCGAGGGCGTGCGCGTGGCCATCGTGGCGCGCCGCCAGGCGCAGCTGGACGAAGTGGCGGCTGAAATCACCAAGGCCACCGGCGTGGAGGTGCTGGGCGTGGCGGCCGACGTGTCGGACACGGCCCAGGTCAACGCCATGATGCAGCGCGTGGCCGAACACTTCGGCCGCATCGACATTCTGGTCAACGGCGCGGCCCACCCCGGCGGCCTGGTACGCAGCGAGATCGACGAGGCCGATCCCGAAGGCCTGCTGGAAGACATCAACATCAAGGTGGTGGGCTATATGCGTTGCGCCAAGGCTGCGGCGCCGCACATGCGCCAGGGCGGCTTCGGCCGCATCGTCAACATCGGCGGCTTGACGGGACGCGGCAGCAAGCAGCTGTCGGGCATGCGCAATGTGGCCATCTGCCACATGACCAAGACCCTGTCCGACCAGTTGGGGCCGCACGGCATCACGGTCAACGTGATCCATCCGGGCGTGGTCGAAACGCCCCACATCCATGAGCTGTACGAAAAGGAAGCCGCCAAGCAGGGGCTGACCGCCGCCCAGGTCGAGGCCAACTACGCCCGCGCTACGCCCATACGCCGGGTGCTGCAGCCGGCCGAGATCGCCGACGCGGTGCTGTTCCTGGCATCTCCGCGCGCGGGGGCCATTACCGGCGAATCGCTGGGGGTGGACGGCGGCATCACGCGCGGCATCTTTCTTTGAACCGCTGATTCTTGTTCGGGAGTCTGGATATGCAAGGCACGATACTGGTCGGCACGGCTGGCCAAGGAATACTGCGCAGCGTGGACGACGGCGCCACCTGGCATCGTCTGGGGCTGAAGGAAGCGATCGAGTTCGACGGCACCGTGCGCAGCCTGGCCGTGGACCCGGCCGACCCGCGCCGCGTGTTTGCCGGCGCGGACGTCGGTATGTGCGTCAGCACCGACGGCGGCGCGCATTTCACCCGGGTCGACAGCCCCATGGACGGCATGACCGTCTGGGCCATCGCCATCGACCCCAAGAATCCGCGGCGCATGTACGCGGGCACCGGCGCGCCGTCGCGCGCCGCCATGTTCCGTTCGGTGGACGGCGGCGCGAGTTGGCAGCGGCTGTCGCCGGAACTGCCCGAGTTCTGCCGTGGCGTGAACCGCCCGCGCATCCTGTCGGTCTGCGTCGATCCGGACGACGGCCGCGAAGTCTGGTTCGGGGTCGAGGAAGGGGGCCTTTGGCACAGCCGCGATGGCGGCGATAGCTGGTCGCGCCAGGACGAGGAGGGCAATGCGGATGCCATTGCCAACCCCGACATCCATTGCGTCGCGGTGCTGCCGGCCACGGCCAGCGCGCCCAAGACCGCCATGGTGCTGACCGTGAACTCCGTCTACCTCAGCGAGGACGGCCGGCGCTGGGACGGCGTGGCGTCGAAGTCGCGCTTCGATGGCATGTACTACACCCGTACCGTGCAGGCGCTGCCCGACGATCCCGACGCGCTGCTGTTGGCCATCGGCGACGGCACGCCCGGCACGCGCAGCAAGATCTACCGCTCGTCCGACCGGGGCCGCAACTGGCAGCCGGCATTGCTGCACACCGCGCCCAATTCCACCTTCTGGGCCTTCGGCGTGCACGCCGCCGATCCGCGGCTGGCCTTTGCCGGCACCAAGTACGGCCATCTGTTCCGCTCTACCGACGGCGGCCGCAGCTGGTTCAAGGAATGGCGCGATTTCAGCGAAATCACCGCCGTGGCCTGGACGCCGTACGCCGCGCCCGTGACCGCGCATCCCCAGTCCATCAACTGATATCCAAGCCCGAGACCGCCATGTCCACGAATACCACGCTTGCGCCGGCAGACCGCCGGCCGCGCATCGCGCGCACCCACCTGGCCCTGTTCGTGCGGGACCCCTTCGCTTCGGCGCCCTGGTACGAATCCGTGCTGGGCATGCAGGAGACGGCGCGCGGCGAGCAATGGGTGTTCCTGTCCTTCGGGCGCAAGCACCACGACATCGCCCTGATCCGCGCGGCCGAAGGCGAGCCCGCCCGCGGCCCGGTCAACATGCAGCACTACGGCCTGGAGATCGAGGGCGACGTGGACGAACTGCGCCGCCTGTACGGCATGTTGCTGGCCAAGGGCGTGGAGGTGGTGAAGATCACCGACCACAAGGTGGGCTACGGGCTGTATTTCACCGACCCCGACGGCCACCGCTTCGAATTCTTCTGCGAGACCGTGCACGGCGACGAAGAGGGCAAGCAGGTCCTGCACGACCACAACGCGCCCAGCGTCCCGATGACGCTGGAACCCCTTTGATCACCCGCGCGGCGCATCCATTCCCGACCCGACATTTTCTGGAGCATCCATGAGCAACACCAACTTCGGCCCTTACCACATCCGCAAATGGTATTTGCAGATCGAAGACACCCTGGCCACCGAGACCGGCGAACCGGCTGACGGCGAACCGCTGCGCAAGATTGTCATCGCGGCGGCGCTGCACAACCCCTATGCGGGCCGGTTCGAGCGCGACCTGTCGGCCTACGTCGAACCCTCGGGCATGCTGGGCGAGGAATTCGGCCGGCGCGTCATCGCAGCGGCCGGCGGCCAGCCGCTGGAAAGCTACG encodes:
- a CDS encoding IclR family transcriptional regulator, giving the protein MNSLRRMLDVLDLFQPDRPVLDVDAICQLRGYAPATAYRYVRELCACGLLVRLPAGYALGPRIIALDLQMREYDPMLTVSRDLIEELSSQTGLDVLLSARYDDKVINVHQQPGRNTQALNFGRGRFMPLLRSATARVILANLGPRQLRRVYDEHAQSPDMQRLGPDWKAFSRAMLQVRKAGYCVSSGELDSGKTGIAAPIFDEENHVLGSITIIGAQDAFAAFREDYLAGLILRAAAEITRRIAQAPAKLQHAA
- a CDS encoding acetolactate synthase large subunit produces the protein MSGASVLLEALRKQGVEVCFANPGTTELDLVRAMEEVPGMRCVVGLQENVCTGAADGYGRLTGKPAATLLHLGPGFANGIANLHNARRARTPIVNIIGDHASWHLECDAPLTSDIESLARPVSGWVQRIASAQDAAGAARAAVRASLADGGQGATLIFPADFQAESVTDESADAAADGVATEPVAFDAAAAWQRLSRAQKPLFLLGGGGPASGLGRRAQIAAARLCAALGGKAYAETFPARSERGRGLPDFDRLPYFPEPARAALDAADLVVLVGALPPVTYFGYAGHPSRLVPAERLLELAAPGQDAASRLEALAELAGAPAFEPAAAMLPEPVPGVLTPQSIAAVVARALPDDAIVSVEGGTCGYPLYAASAGAAPHTVLTNTGGAIGQGLPVAMGAAIACPQRRVVAVLSDGSTQYTIQTLWSLAHENLPVTVLIAANHQYAILRNELRRGNAVLGERAAELTSLDRPRIDWVGLASSYGVQASRAATSEELAAQLASALRQPGPVLIEMAL
- a CDS encoding TlpA family protein disulfide reductase, producing MTPAIRIGPLVFPSELLVLIIAAAIGLLAARLLTRKQAAVTAAPSDTGAVLWRALITGLVVARLGFVWQYPAHFLENPLRILDLRDGGWAGMAGLAAAWAYALYAALRRKAPRPALLGALALASVVWIGGGRWLAPTPQAQPELAELALRQLDGAPAGLAVYQGKPTVINLWASWCPPCRREMPAFAAAQAAHPGVNFVFLNQAEAPPAVTDFLAQHAPSLRNVLLDPAGAASRQMSNRGLPATLFLDAEGRLVDLRVGELSAASLAQRLDTIQEPASGD
- a CDS encoding WD40/YVTN/BNR-like repeat-containing protein; the encoded protein is MQGTILVGTAGQGILRSVDDGATWHRLGLKEAIEFDGTVRSLAVDPADPRRVFAGADVGMCVSTDGGAHFTRVDSPMDGMTVWAIAIDPKNPRRMYAGTGAPSRAAMFRSVDGGASWQRLSPELPEFCRGVNRPRILSVCVDPDDGREVWFGVEEGGLWHSRDGGDSWSRQDEEGNADAIANPDIHCVAVLPATASAPKTAMVLTVNSVYLSEDGRRWDGVASKSRFDGMYYTRTVQALPDDPDALLLAIGDGTPGTRSKIYRSSDRGRNWQPALLHTAPNSTFWAFGVHAADPRLAFAGTKYGHLFRSTDGGRSWFKEWRDFSEITAVAWTPYAAPVTAHPQSIN
- a CDS encoding SDR family NAD(P)-dependent oxidoreductase, with the protein product MDLQLKGKVAVVTGGSLGIGRAVTEALAAEGVRVAIVARRQAQLDEVAAEITKATGVEVLGVAADVSDTAQVNAMMQRVAEHFGRIDILVNGAAHPGGLVRSEIDEADPEGLLEDINIKVVGYMRCAKAAAPHMRQGGFGRIVNIGGLTGRGSKQLSGMRNVAICHMTKTLSDQLGPHGITVNVIHPGVVETPHIHELYEKEAAKQGLTAAQVEANYARATPIRRVLQPAEIADAVLFLASPRAGAITGESLGVDGGITRGIFL
- a CDS encoding VOC family protein, which translates into the protein MSTNTTLAPADRRPRIARTHLALFVRDPFASAPWYESVLGMQETARGEQWVFLSFGRKHHDIALIRAAEGEPARGPVNMQHYGLEIEGDVDELRRLYGMLLAKGVEVVKITDHKVGYGLYFTDPDGHRFEFFCETVHGDEEGKQVLHDHNAPSVPMTLEPL
- a CDS encoding zinc ribbon domain-containing protein → MSIKVSQCCSCGHLVYPARLWCPACGHDQARAAAVEYAELQAWTVLPSRDGAPATVVATVRALPVGPVLVVRLEESPVQAGQRLSLFERDMDGQALPCARVLAEPQT